One Malus domestica chromosome 11, GDT2T_hap1 genomic region harbors:
- the LOC139189447 gene encoding uncharacterized protein yields MDVSFHEEVSYFMKPSSDSPLQDRGGMKCIFEEMSAIDGNPSTVIPETISTDDSSDVPNELPVAGMSNELPFQLPAASMTNKIHVDGSSNDDSSNGLVQDCDTYEVNSDDSSTYQLPPRVNHGKPKVQYEPDIHVKAKYPINNYVSTHRLSKPYASYICQLSSVSIPTKLQDALSDPKWVNAMTVKMEALEKNSTWNLVPLPNEKKTVGCR; encoded by the exons atggatgtcagCTTCCACGAGGAAGTTTCGTATTTTATGAAGCCCTCTTCCGACTCTCCACTTCAGGATAGAGGGGGAATGAAGTGCATATTTGAAGAGATG TCGGCTATAGATGGAAATCCGTCAACTGTCATTCCCGAGACTATTTCTACTGACGACTCATCGGATGTGCCCAACGAGTTACCTGTTGCTGGTATGTCTAACGAATTGCCTTTCCAGTTACCTGCTGCTAGTATGACTAACAAGATACATGTTGATGGTTCGTCCAATGATGATTCTTCTAATGGTTTGGTACAAGATTGTGACACATATGAGGTAAATTCTGAtgattcttctacttatcaaTTGCCTCCACGAGTTAATCatggaaaacctaaagtacaatatgaaCCTGATATACATGTTAAAGCCAAGTATCCTATCAACAACTATGTGTCTACTCATCGTTTgtccaaaccatatgcatcttacatatgtcaaTTATCTAGTGTATcgattccaacaaaattgcaggATGCTTTATCTgaccctaagtgggttaatgccatGACTGTTaagatggaagctttggaaaagaattccaCTTGGAATTTGGTTCCGTTGCCAAATGAGAAGAAAACAGTTGGATGTAGATAA